The following coding sequences are from one Oncorhynchus clarkii lewisi isolate Uvic-CL-2024 chromosome 20, UVic_Ocla_1.0, whole genome shotgun sequence window:
- the LOC139376265 gene encoding protein arginine N-methyltransferase 5 isoform X2, giving the protein MASHNTGGRVSCGRDLSCVPEVADTLAAVAKLGFDFLCMPLFHPRFRREFELDPAKVRSGAHTRSDLLLCGRDWNTLVVGKLSPWIETDSEVETERRNSEAALVQELNFSAYLGLPAFMVPLKGPHCANLARVLLNHIQTGHHSCMFWIRVPLISADDMRDDIIENEPTKHTDDGSDDEKTWAWWHSFRTLCDYNKRICLAIEVGENMPSDAVIDKWLGEPIKAAVLPTSIFLTNKKGFPVLSKSHQKIIFRLFKLEAQFIFTGTSRHSEKDFRSYLQYLEYLNQNRPAPNAYELFAKGYEDYLQSPLQPLMDNLESQTYEVFEKDPIKYSQYQQAVYKCLLDRVPEEQKTTNTQVLMVLGAGRGPLVNASLRAAKQADRKLRIYAVEKNPNAVVTLENWKFEEWGDQVTVVSCDMREWAAPEKADIIVSELLGSFGDNELSPECLDGAQHFLKDGGVSIPCSYTSFLAPLSSSKLYNEVRGCRERDKDPECHFETPYVVRLHNFHQLAEPKACFTFVHPTTDMNNNRYQCLRFSVGCNTVLHGFAGYFETTLYGDVTLSIKPETHSPGMFSWFPILFPLKQPIPVTRDDDVVVRFWRCNNGKKVWYEWAVTEPSCSAIHNPAGRSYTIGL; this is encoded by the exons ATGGCGTCCCACAACACAGGAGGCAGGGTGTCCTGCGGGAGAGATTTGAGTTGTGTGCCCGAGGTTGCTGACACACTTGCGGCGGTGGCTAAACTTGG GTTTGACTTCCTGTGCATGCCCCTCTTCCACCCAAGGTTCAGGAGGGAGTTTGAGTTGGACCCCGCCAAAGTCCGATCAGGAGCACATACGCGCTCTGACCTTCTGCTCTGTGGGAGAG ACTGGAACACTCTGGTTGTTGGAAAGCTTTCTCCATGGATCGAGACCGACTCAGAGGTGGAGACAGAACGCAGGAATTCAGAAGCG gcCCTGGTACAGGAGCTGAACTTCTCAGCATATCTGGGTCTGCCAGCCTTCATGGTCCCTCTGAAGGGCCCTCACTGTGCCAACCTGGCCCGCGTGCTGCTCAACCACATCCAGACAGGACACCACTCCTGCATG TTTTGGATCCGGGTCCCCCTGATTTCTGCTGACGACATGCGTGATGACATCATCGAGAACGAGCCGACGAAACACACAGATGATGGCAGTGATGACGAGAAGACCTGGGCCTG GTGGCATTCGTTCAGAACTCTGTGTGACTACAACAAGAGAATCTGTTTAG CCATTGAGGTTGGAGAAAACATGCCCTCCGACGCTGTGATTGACAAGTGGCTTGGGGAGCCAATCAAAGCAGCCGTCCTTCCCACCAGCATCTTTTTGACCAATAAGAAAGGGTTCCCAGTCCTTTCAAAATCCCACCAGAAAATCATCTTCCGTCTCTTCAAG CTTGAGGCCCAGTTCATCTTCACTGGCACCAGTCGTCACAGTGAGAAGGACTTCCGCTCCTACCTGCAGTACCTTGAATACCTCAACCAGAACCGCCCTGCACCCAATGCCTATGAACTGTTTGCCAAGGGTTACGAGGATTACCTACAGTCTCCTCTCCAG CCGCTCATGGACAATCTGGAGTCTCAGACCTATGAAGTGTTCGAGAAGGATCCCATCAAATACTCCCAGTACCAGCAG GCTGTGTACAAGTGTCTGCTCGACAGAGTCCCGGAGGAGCAGAAGACGACCAATACACA AGTTTTGATGGTGCTGGGGGCTGGGAGAGGTCCTCTGGTCAATGCCTCCCTGCGTGCTGCCAAGCAGGCTGACAGGAAGCTCCGTATCTACGCTGTTGAAAAGAACCCCAACGCTGTTGTCAC GCTTGAGAACTGGAAGTTTGAGGAGTGGGGCGATCAGGTCACCGTGGTGTCGTGTGACATGAGGGAGTGGGCGGCACCTGAGAAGGCGGACATCATCGTCAGTGAGCTGCTCGGGTCCTTCGGGGACAACGAGCTCTCCCCGGAGTGTCTAGATGGAGCACAGCACTTTCTCAAAG ATGGTGGGGTTAGCATCCCCTGTTCCTACACCTCTTTCCttgcccccctctcctcctccaagcTGTATAATGAGGTTAGGGGGTGCAGGGAGCGGGACAAGGACCCCGAGTGCCACTTTGAGACCCCCTACGTCGTCAGACTCCACAACTTCCACCAGCTGGCTGAGCCCAAAGCCTGCTTCACCTTTGTACACCCCACCACAG ATATGAACAACAATAGGTACCAGTGCCTTAGATTCTCTGTGGGATGTAACACAGTGCTGCATGGCTTTGCTGGATACTTCGAGACCACTCTCTACGGAGATGTCACACTCA GTATCAAGCCAGAGACCCACTCTCCCGGAATGTTCTCCTGGTTCCCCATCCTGTTCCCTCTCAAA CAACCGATCCCAGTGACGCGGGATGATGATGTCGTGGTGAGGTTCTGGAGGTGTAACAATGGGAAGAAGGTGTGGTACGAGTGGGCTGTGACAGAGCCCTCGTGCTCCGCTATCCACAACCCAGCAGGAAGGTCCTACACCATCGGCCTGTGA
- the LOC139376265 gene encoding protein arginine N-methyltransferase 5 isoform X1: MASHNTGGRVSCGRDLSCVPEVADTLAAVAKLGFDFLCMPLFHPRFRREFELDPAKVRSGAHTRSDLLLCGRDWNTLVVGKLSPWIETDSEVETERRNSEAALVQELNFSAYLGLPAFMVPLKGPHCANLARVLLNHIQTGHHSCMFWIRVPLISADDMRDDIIENEPTKHTDDGSDDEKTWAWWHSFRTLCDYNKRICLAIEVGENMPSDAVIDKWLGEPIKAAVLPTSIFLTNKKGFPVLSKSHQKIIFRLFKLEAQFIFTGTSRHSEKDFRSYLQYLEYLNQNRPAPNAYELFAKGYEDYLQSPLQPLMDNLESQTYEVFEKDPIKYSQYQQAVYKCLLDRVPEEQKTTNTQVLMVLGAGRGPLVNASLRAAKQADRKLRIYAVEKNPNAVVTLENWKFEEWGDQVTVVSCDMREWAAPEKADIIVSELLGSFGDNELSPECLDGAQHFLKDGGVSIPCSYTSFLAPLSSSKLYNEVRGCRERDKDPECHFETPYVVRLHNFHQLAEPKACFTFVHPTTDMNNNRYQCLRFSVGCNTVLHGFAGYFETTLYGDVTLSQGIKPETHSPGMFSWFPILFPLKQPIPVTRDDDVVVRFWRCNNGKKVWYEWAVTEPSCSAIHNPAGRSYTIGL, translated from the exons ATGGCGTCCCACAACACAGGAGGCAGGGTGTCCTGCGGGAGAGATTTGAGTTGTGTGCCCGAGGTTGCTGACACACTTGCGGCGGTGGCTAAACTTGG GTTTGACTTCCTGTGCATGCCCCTCTTCCACCCAAGGTTCAGGAGGGAGTTTGAGTTGGACCCCGCCAAAGTCCGATCAGGAGCACATACGCGCTCTGACCTTCTGCTCTGTGGGAGAG ACTGGAACACTCTGGTTGTTGGAAAGCTTTCTCCATGGATCGAGACCGACTCAGAGGTGGAGACAGAACGCAGGAATTCAGAAGCG gcCCTGGTACAGGAGCTGAACTTCTCAGCATATCTGGGTCTGCCAGCCTTCATGGTCCCTCTGAAGGGCCCTCACTGTGCCAACCTGGCCCGCGTGCTGCTCAACCACATCCAGACAGGACACCACTCCTGCATG TTTTGGATCCGGGTCCCCCTGATTTCTGCTGACGACATGCGTGATGACATCATCGAGAACGAGCCGACGAAACACACAGATGATGGCAGTGATGACGAGAAGACCTGGGCCTG GTGGCATTCGTTCAGAACTCTGTGTGACTACAACAAGAGAATCTGTTTAG CCATTGAGGTTGGAGAAAACATGCCCTCCGACGCTGTGATTGACAAGTGGCTTGGGGAGCCAATCAAAGCAGCCGTCCTTCCCACCAGCATCTTTTTGACCAATAAGAAAGGGTTCCCAGTCCTTTCAAAATCCCACCAGAAAATCATCTTCCGTCTCTTCAAG CTTGAGGCCCAGTTCATCTTCACTGGCACCAGTCGTCACAGTGAGAAGGACTTCCGCTCCTACCTGCAGTACCTTGAATACCTCAACCAGAACCGCCCTGCACCCAATGCCTATGAACTGTTTGCCAAGGGTTACGAGGATTACCTACAGTCTCCTCTCCAG CCGCTCATGGACAATCTGGAGTCTCAGACCTATGAAGTGTTCGAGAAGGATCCCATCAAATACTCCCAGTACCAGCAG GCTGTGTACAAGTGTCTGCTCGACAGAGTCCCGGAGGAGCAGAAGACGACCAATACACA AGTTTTGATGGTGCTGGGGGCTGGGAGAGGTCCTCTGGTCAATGCCTCCCTGCGTGCTGCCAAGCAGGCTGACAGGAAGCTCCGTATCTACGCTGTTGAAAAGAACCCCAACGCTGTTGTCAC GCTTGAGAACTGGAAGTTTGAGGAGTGGGGCGATCAGGTCACCGTGGTGTCGTGTGACATGAGGGAGTGGGCGGCACCTGAGAAGGCGGACATCATCGTCAGTGAGCTGCTCGGGTCCTTCGGGGACAACGAGCTCTCCCCGGAGTGTCTAGATGGAGCACAGCACTTTCTCAAAG ATGGTGGGGTTAGCATCCCCTGTTCCTACACCTCTTTCCttgcccccctctcctcctccaagcTGTATAATGAGGTTAGGGGGTGCAGGGAGCGGGACAAGGACCCCGAGTGCCACTTTGAGACCCCCTACGTCGTCAGACTCCACAACTTCCACCAGCTGGCTGAGCCCAAAGCCTGCTTCACCTTTGTACACCCCACCACAG ATATGAACAACAATAGGTACCAGTGCCTTAGATTCTCTGTGGGATGTAACACAGTGCTGCATGGCTTTGCTGGATACTTCGAGACCACTCTCTACGGAGATGTCACACTCAGT cAAGGTATCAAGCCAGAGACCCACTCTCCCGGAATGTTCTCCTGGTTCCCCATCCTGTTCCCTCTCAAA CAACCGATCCCAGTGACGCGGGATGATGATGTCGTGGTGAGGTTCTGGAGGTGTAACAATGGGAAGAAGGTGTGGTACGAGTGGGCTGTGACAGAGCCCTCGTGCTCCGCTATCCACAACCCAGCAGGAAGGTCCTACACCATCGGCCTGTGA